The following are encoded together in the Panthera leo isolate Ple1 chromosome B4, P.leo_Ple1_pat1.1, whole genome shotgun sequence genome:
- the NR4A1 gene encoding nuclear receptor subfamily 4 group A member 1 has protein sequence MPCIQAQYGTPAPSPGSRDHLASDPLTPELSKPTMDLASPEAAPTAPTALPSFSTFMDGYTGEFDTFLYQLPGTAQPCSSASSSASSTSSSSATSPASASFKFEDFQVYGCYPGPLSAPLDETLSSSGSDYYGSPCSAPSPSTPSFQPPQLSPWDGSFGPFSPSQTYEGLRAWTEQLPKASGHPQPPAFFSFSPPAGPSPSLVQSPLKLFPTQAPCQLGERESYSMSAAFPGLAPTSPHLDGPGMLDVPVPSAKARSGAPGGSEGRCAVCGDNASCQHYGVRTCEGCKGFFKRTVQKNAKYICLANKDCPVDKRRRNRCQFCRFQKCLAVGMVKEVVRTDSLKGRRGRLPSKPKQPPDASPANLLTSLVRAHLDSGPSTAKLDYSKFQELVLPHFGKEDAGDVQQFYDLLSSSLEVIRKWAEKIPGFAELSPGDQDLLLESAFLELFILRLAYRSKPAEGKLIFCSGLVLHRLQCAPGFGDWIDSILAFSRSLHGLVVDVPAFACLSALVLITDRHGLQEPRRVEELQNRIASCLKEHVSAVAGEPQPASCLSRLLGKLPELRTLCTQGLQRIFYLKLEDLVPPPPIVDKIFMDTLPF, from the exons ATGCCCTGTATCCAAGCCCAATATGGGACACCAGCACCGAGCCCAGGATCCCGTGACCACCTGGCAAGCGACCCCCTGACCCCCGAGCTCAGCAAGCCCACCATGGACCTGGCCAGCCCTGAGgcagcccccactgcccccactgcCCTGCCTAGCTTCAGCACCTTCATGGATGGCTACACAGGGGAGTTTGACACCTTCCTCTACCAGCTGCCGGGAACAGCCCAGCCATGTTCCTCGGCCTCCTCTTCGGcctcctccacatcctcatcctcggccacctcccctgcctctgcttctTTCAAGTTTGAGGACTTCCAGGTGTACGGCTGCTATCCTGGCCCGTTGAGCGCCCCCCTGGATGAGACCCTGTCCTCCAGTGGCTCCGACTACTACGGCAGCCCCTGCTCAGCACCGTCACCGTCCACGCCCAGCTTCCAGCCACCCCAGCTGTCTCCCTGGGACGGCTCATTCGGCCCCTTCTCACCCAGCCAGACGTATGAAGGCCTGCGGGCATGGACAGAGCAGCTGCCCAAGGCTTCTGGGCACCCCCAGCCACCGGCCTTCTTTTCCTTCAGCCCCCCCgccggccccagccccagccttgtCCAAAGCCCCTTGAAGCTATTCCCCACACAGGCCCCCTGccagctgggggagagagagagttattCCATGTCGGCGGCTTTCCCAGGCCTGGCGCCCACTTCTCCACACCTGGATGGCCCAGGGATGCTGGATGTACCTGTGCCCTCTGCCAAGGCCCGGAGCGGGGCTCCAGGTGGAAGCGAGGGCCGCTGTGCCGTGTGTGGGGACAATGCTTCGTGCCAGCATTATGGTGTCCGCACCTGCGAGGGCTGCAAGGGCTTCTTCAAG CGCACAGTGCAGAAAAACGCCAAGTACATCTGCCTGGCTAACAAGGACTGCCCTGTGGACAAGAGGCGGCGAAACCGCTGCCAGTTCTGCCGCTTCCAGAAGTGCCTGGCCGTAGGCATGGTGAAGGAAG TTGTCCGGACAGACAGCCTGAAGGGACGGCGGGGGCGGCTCCCTTCAAAGCCCAAGCAGCCCCCAGATGCCTCTCCTGCCAATCTCCTCACCTCCCTGGTCAGGGCGCACCTGGACTCGGGGCCCAGCACGGCCAAACTGGATTACTCCAAG TTCCAGGAGCTGGTGCTGCCCCACTTTGGGAAGGAAGATGCTGGGGATGTGCAGCAGTTCTATGACCTGCTTTCGAGTTCCCTGGAGGTTATCCGCAAGTGGGCCGAGAAGATCCCCGGCTTTGCTGAGCTGTCCCCGGGCGACCAGGACCTGCTGCTGGAGTCAGCCTTCCTGGAACTCTTCATCCTCCGCCTGGCCTACCG GTCCAAGCCTGCCGAGGGGAAACTCATCTTCTGCTCAGGCCTGGTGCTGCACCGGCTCCAGTGCGCCCCTGGCTTTGGCGACTGGATCGACAGCATCCTGGCCTTCTCTCGGTCCCTGCACGGCTTGGTGGTCGACGTCCCTGCCTTCGCCTGCCTCTCTGCACTCGTCCTCATCACAG ACCGGCACGGGCTGCAGGAGCCTCGGCGGGTGGAGGAACTTCAGAACCGCATTGCCAGCTGCCTGAAGGAGCACGTCTCGGCCGTGGCGGGCGAGccccagccagccagctgccTGTCACGCCTGCTGGGCAAGCTGCCCGAGCTTCGGACCCTGTGCACCCAGGGCCTGCAACGCATCTTCTACCTCAAGCTGGAGGACCTGGTGCCCCCTCCACCCATCGTCGACAAGATCTTTATGGACACGCTGCCCTTCTGA